The following coding sequences lie in one Capsicum annuum cultivar UCD-10X-F1 chromosome 5, UCD10Xv1.1, whole genome shotgun sequence genomic window:
- the LOC124898522 gene encoding uncharacterized protein LOC124898522 has protein sequence MIEVKEKNLDDQINIERKQSESPGIGALKSLKKGDKLPMIIEEKGDEKETPKVEKKDGNAKIKKFLANLSNFSINIPLLEALQEISGYAKSMKILMSKKRLIYAETIEVTHSCCTIMSNSMAEKKKDPSAFPPCTIGTHKFDKALCDLCTSINLMPYAVYQSLGLGASIPTTMILLMVDRSIKKSIGVLYNVLVKFDKFILLVDFVVLDYEIDHDIPIIHGRPFLAIERALVDMEHGERTFLVYSDGVLFWVYKAEKKPSVLQVVLVIDIVDKGEEVGSSQLKYPA, from the exons ATGATTGAAGTTAAGGAAAAGAATCTCGATGATCAAATAAATATAGAGAGGAAGCAGTCTGAATCACCAGGTATTGGTGCTTTAAAGTCTCTTAAAAAGGGTGATAAGTTGCCAATGATCATTGAAGAGAAAGGTGATGAGAAGGAAACTCCTAAA GTTGAAAAGAAAGATGGCAATGCCAAGATCAAAAAGTTTCTTGCAAATCTTAGCAACTTCTCAATCAATATTCCACTATTAGAGGCTCTTCAAGAGATTTCGGGTTATGCTAAATCAATGAAGATCTTGATGTCGAAGAAGAGGCTTATATATGCTGAGACAATTGAAGTGACCCATTCATGTTGTACAATTATGTCAAATTCCATGGCAGAGAAAAAGAAAGATCCTAGTGCTTTTCCCCCTTGTACCATTGGGACCCATAAATTTGacaaggcattatgtgatctttgcactagcataaatttgatgccataTGCGGTGTACCAAAGCCTTGGGTTAGGTGCATCTATACCCACCACCATGATATTATTGATGGTAGATCGCTCGATCAAGAAATCGATTGGAGTGTTATATAATGTATTGGtaaaatttgataaattcattcTCCTGGTGGACTTTGTTGTGCTTGATTATGAAATCGACCACGATATACCCATAATCCATGGGAGACCTTTCTTGGCAATTGAAAGGGCACTAGTGGATATGGAGCATGGAGAAAGAACATTTTTGGTGTATAGTGATGGAGTCTTGTTCTGGGTATACAAAGCCGAGAAGAAACCAAGTGTGTTACAAGTAGTCttggttattgatattgttgataAAGGAGAGGAGGTTGGGTCATCCCAGCTCAAATACCCAGCTTGA